The Penaeus vannamei isolate JL-2024 chromosome 42, ASM4276789v1, whole genome shotgun sequence genome includes the window TTTTACGTCTTTCTAaaccttctttcgtcttttctcctaAACCTTCTTTCGTCTAAATACGAATTCTGCGTGTTTCCTCCCCTCGGATTATCATCTTTTCCTCTAAACCTTCTTTCATCTATTACGAATTCTACGTTTTTCCTCCCCTCGGATTTCGCCTTTTCTTCTAAaccctctctcgtcttttcttctaaacctcctttcgtcttttcttctaaaccttctttcgtcttttcttctaaaCCTTCTTTCGTCTAATACGAATTACAAGTCTCATCTAAACCTTCTTTCGTCTTATATCAATTCTACATCTTTCCTCCCCTCGGATTATCTTTTCCTCTAAAccttctttcgccttttcttctaaaccttctttcgtcttttcttctaaaCCTTCTTTCGTCTAATACCAGTTCTACGTCTTTCCTCCCCTCGGATTATTAGCTTTTCCTCTAAACCTTCTTTCGTCTAAATACGGATTTTACGTCTTTCCTCCTCTCGGATTTCTTTtcttccaaacttttttttttcgtctaacGCGAATTCTACGTCTCTTCTAaaccttctttcgtcttttctcctaAACCTTCTTTCGTCTAAATACGAAGTCTACGTGCTTCCTCCCCTCGGATTATCATCTTTTCCTCTAAACCTTCTTTCATCTATTACGAGTTCTACGTTTTTCCTCCACTCAGATTTCGCCTTTTCTTCTAAAccttctttcgccttttcttctaaaccttctttcgccttttcttctaaactttctttcgccttttcttctagaccttctctcgtcttttcttctaaaccttctttcttttcttctaaaccttctttcgtctttccttctaaGCCTTATTTCGTCTATTCTACGCCCTTCCTCCCGTCTCGTCTCGCCCGCAGGAGCAGTGCCGCGACGTCGCTGACGGGGACCAGAGCGCCGTCCTCAGCTGGCTCGACCGCGGTGGCGACGTCAACGCTGCCAACCGCTGGGGGAACACTCTCCTCTCGCTGGCTTGTTCCAATGGCCACGCGGATGTCGTCGAGGCTCTGATGAAGCGACCCAGCCTCCATCTCAACCTGAGGAACAAGGAGAACCACACGCCCCTGGGTATTGCGGCGGCGAGCGGGTATTGGGATATTGTGGATATGTTGCTTGGGTCGTCGGTTAGGGTGAGgctgttgtctttctttctttcttttaaggcttttgaagtatttttatttttcatttatttttttatttattttattttttataatcttttatttattttttttattttttttatttattttttttttttgaggaacaTGTTTTGTTTGAAGTTCAGAAGCAGAACGTTGTTTTCTCTGAAGGTCGTTGTCGTACATGGTTCTAAAGGTTCAGAGTCGCGTGTTATATCGTGTAGACAAGATTAAAGAAGCTTAATCTCCATATTGACTTGTATTTCATTCAGTGCCATATCGACGTGCAAGAGGAGTCCACGGCAGAGCAGATGACGCCAGTGATGCTCGCCGCCGAAGCAGGGGAGTGGCGGCTCGTCCACGCCTTTTTCGAACGCAACTACAAGCTGAAAGAGGACGAGGCTGCTTTCGTGATCCTAATGGCCGGCGAATCCCGAGCGTGGACGACCATCCTGACGGTCCTCAGGAAAGACTATCACTTCGATCCCGAGCGGTTTGCGCCCGCGTTGGACGCCGCCTACGAGGAGGACGCTTGGGACGTCATCTGCGCCTTCCTCCGCCAGGGATTCCCCAACAGGTTCGACGACGTGAACTACTGGCTCTCGAGAGCTGTTTTGTCCAAGAAATGGCGAGGAGTGCAGGAGTTGCTGTGGCTCTTGAAGAAGGACATCGTACTGGACACCGACCTTATAGAAGCCGCCATTTCGGACAAGATGGAGACCCTGAAGAACCTGCTCGAGAAAATCGACCACGACAGAGACACTGTGGACGGGACTCTCTTGGTGGTCTCCGTCGCAGGGTGCACGGAGGCCGTAGCGACGCATCTCCTGCAACAATATGCCGAGGAGGAACAAGGTGTTATACTGCCAAACTGCCTGTACCTCTCGGCCATGAACAACCACTTAGCGCTGTTGCCAATTCTACTGCGAAATCACATCAAGTGCTTCAGTTACGAGAGTCTCAGCAAGGCTCAGGAAGTGGCAGAGAGGTGTGAGTGCGCGAATGCGGACAGACTCCTCCAAAAAGCTCTCGATATGAAGACCAAACAAGTTTTTGCTTTAGATTTATagatgtccttgtgtgtgtgtgttttttttttttttggggggggggcttttgttAAGTGATGTACGCCCCTAATTCTATAAAACAATAAAGGTCTGATATATGTTTTCGCAGGATTATTCAGATCAAACCCTAAACtagtatttttatgattataccAATAGGGATCTACAGAATATTTACAGTAAAGATATCATGaaatatagatgggtagataaatagagtgactgattatgctttatatatatataaatatatatatatgtgtgtatatatatgtatatatattatatatatatatatatatatatgtatatatatatatatatatatatatatatatatatatgcacacacaaatcctgtcatacatgtatatatggatgcactggcataatatatatatatatatatatatatatatatatatatatatatatatatatatatatgtatgtatgtatgtatatatatatatatataaattttaatagaTTCACTGAAAGAtgggacaacagtttcgaaatcttcCAAGATTTTATCATTCCTGCAGTTGAAAACCAGAGAAAAcaacatgaaaagaagaaaaaaaaataaacaccaacacGCAAATTCACGCTCACCCAAACACTCTCCCGGAAGTagtgagaaacaaaaacaaacaaaatcactctTTATTTCGGGGTCCCGGATGATCGTCGGCTCGCGATTCGAAACCTGAGAACGCGCGTTCGAATCCCGGCGCGTTCGAATCCCGGCGCGTTCGAATCCCTGCACTGGAATTTTCACTCGGATGCTTGGATGATTGTGcccctcacccctcaaccccccccccccctactccttctcctgtgGTTGTGGGTAAGCTAGTTTCTGTCTAAAATGTGGTGGTGTtagtgtacgtgtaagtgtgtatgtgtatttgcgttcgtgtgtgtgtacgctttcgtgttcgtgtgtgtgtacgcgttcgtgttcgtgtgtgtgtgtgtgtgttcgtgtgtgtaggtgtctttgtgtgtgtgtgtgtgtgtgagtgagcattcgtgtgtcagtgtgtgtgtgtgtgtgtaggtgtctgtgtgtgtgtaggtgtctgtgtgtgtgtgtaggtgtctgtgtgtgtgtgtgtgtgttcgtgtgtgtaggtgtttctgtgtgtgtgcgttcgtgtgtgtgtgtgtccttacgtgtgcatgtctgtttttttatgtgtctgtgtattacaAAGACAATTCATTCTACACCATACCAATCTCTACACATCAATCATATGTCAGTACGAAGCATATAATGCATACAATTACGTATAAAACCAGACACTTATGTCCAGCAatttataaaacaaaatgatCGTTCTAAACCATCTGATTTCAACTTCCCCCAAACTTCACTCAAGTTAAATTAATGTACCTTCCCGTAATGAACGACCAAAGAAGTTAGCGATTTGCAAATTCAGATATGAGGGAAATTTGCAAGTGCATTTAACAAGGGGGTCTAGTTTAGCAcgcatttttatttgttgttgttgttgtttacctcCTTTAACGAAAACTGTATAAcgattcttttgttgttgttgttgttgtctggctCCTTGAACGAAAACTGTATAAcgattcttttgttgttgttgtttgcctcCTTGAACGAAAACTGTATAAccattcttttgttgttgttgttgttgttgtttggctcCTTGAACGAAAACTGTATAAcgattcttttgttgttgttgttgtttacctcCTTTAACGAAAACTGTATAAcgattcttttgttgttgttgttgttgttaacctCCTTGAACGAAAACTGTATAAcgattctttgttgttgttgttgttgttgtttacctcCTTGAACGATTCGTAATGAAAATGGAACGAAATATTTATAACAAGAAggatataatgaggaaaatatggTCGGTAATGAAATTAAAATGATCTAGCATTAATCATCTATGCAAATTTTGGTGGAAGTCGACTTTTGGAATGTTTTACGaaggcacacagacatatgtatgtatgtgtgtgtgtgtgtgtgtgtgtgtgtgtgtgtgtgtgtgtgtgtgtgtgtgtgtgtgtgtgtgtgcatatatgtacatgcaaataaAAATGGTTtggtaaaaaacgaaaaaaaaagcgaaataaatgtaaaCGCTTTATAAGAAATAGATTTCTTTCGACCGATCccttttgaaaaatatatatatatgtttaagaagAAGCAAAGTAAGGACAAAATTGTGAAACATTTATGAATAAATCTAAATCCATGAATTAATATGTAAAAGTTCCTCTTTCACTACCAATaggtaaagaaaattatataaaaagcaAGACGCATAAagtagatacagaaatagatttttttttatttgaagtaAACGAAATCAGTTCTAAAACCAAGTAAACagaaagataagaacaaaaatggcgggaaaatcgaTTCACGTTTTTCTTACCACACACTGTTTTAATTCCCGACAGTTCGCAAAGTACAACACGATGAAGGATCAGTCGCTTGTAATTCACATCCTCCATGTACACAGATGCAAGAAAAATTGTCCCGCCCCCCCACTCTAGAATGGAGGGGGGCAGGACCTTacttctgcccctcccccaccctactctTCAGCTGTCGAGGACAAtcttgtaaacaaacaaacaatgcaaTTCCTTAGTTACCCCGTTGTTGAGAACGCTGACCCCTGTAACTGGTGTTCAGAATGAAATAACTATTGTCAAatattatctaaataaaaatgtatgaCATTTTCGTGCAAAAATCATTGAATTAATCTCTTTAAAACTGCTAAAATCCAGGAGCTTCCAGGGCCTTCGCCCCCTGGTCCCCCCACCGAGGCGCTGCCCCTGGACCCCACCAACGGCCTGCAGCCCCAAGAACCCCcggccatttttttctattttttttggggggggggctattttaTCCCCCCCCACTTCAAAATACCTCTCTAAGCCTATGCATTTAAGCTCGCGAAAGAGAACTGATTTGCCTTCATTTTGCCTAcgctttttggcgggaaatacgagggaaaggtggggatacGAACGCAAAATGTTTTAGCATGTTCATAATATTTTTGGATTGTTgatagatgtatggatggatagactgAAAGTAagtagatgatggatagatagacagatagataggtaggaaggtGTTGTACATAGATGAACAGGTAAGGCAGGTATTGTAGACAAAtaaggagattgatagataaccaAATTAACTGATCGATAGACAgaatagacagatgaacaaatattttaacaggtagatagataggaaggtaaaTAGATGATTTGGTGatcagatagacaggcaggtaggtacAATAGATAAGTCGAGAGGTAGATATGTCCATAGACGTCTacagtagatagatacacataaatgccctaaagacagataagtagatgagtagataaacagacagacagaaatcttATGAAgccagatagataggtgaatagatacaaagacataggtagatagataaatagacagacaaatgtgtatagatgtttatttacacataactagatgcgtagatagatagattaacataaagatagaaagagaaacatataaataCCCAAATTTAGCCAAAGTTTCAAATACATTATCTTTCCAAGCTGATGAATCATACTGCGAACGTAGTCATATCAGTATATTAATGGCCTATATCCACGTGCTTATAGTGAAATTGTAGATGATGTacccatgtttttttctttctttctttttttttttttttttttaatgtcctgGGAAAATATagatttcatttcattcatatgTCCCTGATGAAATTCTTGATTGTCAATCCGTGGGTCATTGGTgaaaatatagatttttatacattatatagatgaTGTATCTATGTGTCCTTGGTGAAAATAAGGATTATTTCTATTCGTGTGCCCTTGGTGaaaatatgaatttattttatCCGTGTGTCCTTGGTACAAAATGTAGACTCTGCGTCCATGTGGCCTTGGTGAAAATATGGATGTTTTTTTAATCCATCTGCCCTTAGGTAAAATATCCTCTTTTCATGTCCGTGAAAATATGGATTTTTGTATCCATGTGTCCTTGATGAAAAGAGGGATTCTGTATTCACGTGTTTATAGTGAAAATATAGATTTTATATCCATGTGTCCTTGGTGAAAATATAGATTCTGCATCGATATGGCCTTTGtaaaattattctttttattcatgtgtCCTTGGTGTAAATAAGGATTTTTGTATTCATGTATCCTAAGTGaaaataaatattcttttttcatGTGTCCTTAGTGAAAATATAGATATCGTATCCATGTGCCCTTGGTGAAAATATAGATTCTTTATCCACGTGTCTTTAGTGAAAATATGGATTTTTGTATCCACGTGTCAATAGTAAAAATATTGTTTCTTCATGCATGTCTTTTGTGAAAATATGGATTTTTGTATCCATGAACCCTTGCTAAAAGTAAAGACCCTGTATCCATGTATCCTTAGTAAAAATGCAAATTAAGCATCGGTGTCTcctttgcaaaagaaaaaaaaataaataaataatcagataaataaataaataataataataaatcctcaaagaaaatatgaataggtAATCcatatttaaagaaaatatagattACCTATCCAAGTCCCAAATCCGAATACAGATTCCGTATAACCCAAAATGCAAATTCCGTATTCCAGTGTCTTTGCTGACAATACGGACGGATTAGAGAGCAACAGGTGTGACGGTCCCAAAGTGACAGCCAAGGAGCCGGGCCTTTGGCAATACACGCGGGGAGTAAGGCGCAATTAACAGGTAAGATTAACAGGTAAGATGCTTTGGGCTCGGATTAAGGGGTGTGTATGCTAAGGGAGGTGTACGTTTTGGGTTGTAGAGTGGAGCACGTATGTGGAGGGGGGTATtgggagtgtaagtgtgtgtgtgtgtaggggatggggggaggttggggtgtgtgtgtgggtaggtgtgtgggggggagtgtagatatggggggggtgtaggtgtgtgtgtgtgtgtaggtgtgtgtaagtgtgagtgggtgggtgtgggtggtgtgggtgtaagggtgggtgtaggtgtgtgtgtgtgtgtgtgtgtgtgtgtgtgtgtgtgtgtgtgtgtgtgtgtgtgtgtgtgtgtgtgtgtgtggatgtgtttgtgtgtgtgtgtgtggaagtggatgaggatgtttgtagatgtatgtgtatgtatgtaaaataagtATTAGGtacaaaataaaatagagaaacagacagagagaaaaagagaaagaggaatagagaaatagaaagtaagagagagaacggaaaggcgggaagagggaaggggaacgggagactgagagaaagagagagagatagagagagagagaaagaaagagagagagaaagaaagaaagagagaaaaaaaggagagagagagagagagagagagagagagagagagagagagagagagagagagagaaagaaagaaagaaagaaagaaagaaagaaagagagagagagagagaaaagacctcTTCTCACACCACTCAATCCATTATCCGACCCATTTCGTTGCTGAGGAACTTCTCCGTAACTTCTGGCATAGGTTACAAAACTTGTAcacggccaggggggggggggacacagatggccgaagcatacacacacgcacacatatctatctatctatctatctatctatctatctatctatatatgtatatatatatatatatatatatatatatatatatatagagagagagagagagagagagagagagagagagagagagagagagaaagagagagagagagagagagagagagcggggggagatagagatagagagaccaagagagagagtcagaaagagaccaaaagagagagagagagagagagacagagagagagagaaagaaagagagagagagacagacagacagacagagagaaagagagagagaaagagagagagaaagagagagagagagagaaagagagagagagagaaagagagagagagagaaagggagaggaagagagaaagagagaaagagagagagagagagatagatagagagagagatagagatagatagagatagatagatagatagagagagagagagagagagagagagagagagagagagagagagaaagagagagagagagagagagagagagagagagagagagagagacagagagacagagagacagagacagagagagagaaagaaagaaacaagcgtatatatatatattcataaacattttcacatatattttatcatttacaatctcccgaaaaaaacaaaatcctaaAATAATACGATGTTGACACTGCAGTGGGCGTGTATCTAAATATACGTCCAAATTGTGACTGGACTTTTTTTTGCCTTGTCCGAACATAACAAAAGGACTTGACGTAATACTCGCCATGGACGTGTGTAAGTAGTGTATTCGCTGATCCAGAATTTTATTTGCAAGAGAATGTTGTTTTTTCAACGTATctgctgttgatattgttgttattattattatgatgatgatgatgatgatgattgctgttgttatgattatcattagaagtagtagtaatcgtatcttcttcttcctcctcttctttttctttttctcctcctccctctccttcttcttcttttcttccttcacctactccttcttcttcttcttcttcttcttcttcttcttcttcttcttcttctcctcctcctcctcctcctcctcctcctcctcctcctcctcctcctcctcctcgctctcgctctcgctctcgctctcgctctcgctctcgctctcgctctcgctctcgctctcgctctcgctctcgctctcgctctcgctctccctctccctctcgtttcctctccctctcccctccccctccccctccccccccccccccctccccctcctccctcctcctaccacctcctcctactcctatctcctcctcctcctactcctcctcatcctactcctcctcctcctactcatcctcatcctactcatcctcatcctactcatcctcatcctactcatcctcatcctactcatcctcatcctactcatcctcatcctactcatcctcatcctactcatcctcatcctactcatcctcatcctactcatcctcatcctactcatcctcatcctactcctcatcctactcctcatcctcctactcatcctcctactcctcctcctacccatcctcctcttactcctcctcctactcatcctcctcctactcatcctcctactcctcctcctacccatcctcctcttactcctcctcctcctactcatcctcctcctactcatcctcctcctactcatcctcatcctactcatcctcctcctccttctcctccccctccttctcttcctcctcctcctttatcaagATCCTCGATAAattgatgaaagagaagaggcagtaagggggagacaagaggaagagggaaaggaagaaaatgagaggatacagaaagaggaagaaggtgagaggagagaagaagaaggaagaatgacggAGGAGGGACgcgaggaatgagaaggagagaagagaaggaaaaagagctgggggagaagggaggaggaagcacaAGTGAAGATaactggaaggaaggaggaaaacattaaaaaatataaaataaaaaaatcgtgaataaaaaagggaagatgaaatcagaataatgaagataagaaagaaaagagatgaaagggaaaaacaaaaagagaagatacGAAAGAGGAACC containing:
- the LOC113804085 gene encoding uncharacterized protein; protein product: MADLPCMCPAPVIGTLPEEQCRDVADGDQSAVLSWLDRGGDVNAANRWGNTLLSLACSNGHADVVEALMKRPSLHLNLRNKENHTPLGIAAASGYWDIVDMLLGSSVRCHIDVQEESTAEQMTPVMLAAEAGEWRLVHAFFERNYKLKEDEAAFVILMAGESRAWTTILTVLRKDYHFDPERFAPALDAAYEEDAWDVICAFLRQGFPNRFDDVNYWLSRAVLSKKWRGVQELLWLLKKDIVLDTDLIEAAISDKMETLKNLLEKIDHDRDTVDGTLLVVSVAGCTEAVATHLLQQYAEEEQGVILPNCLYLSAMNNHLALLPILLRNHIKCFSYESLSKAQEVAERCECANADRLLQKALDMKTKQVFALDL